GGCAACGTCGTCGAGGCCGTCCGCCACCTGCGCCAGATCAAGAACGAGATCGCCAAGCTGCGCGGCTTCGACAACAACGAGCTGTACGCCGCCGCCAAGGACCTCCGTGCTCCGTACGAGCTGGTCAAGGAGACCGCCGAGCTCGGCAAGCTCCCGGTGGTCCTGTTCTCCGCCGGTGGCGTCGCCACCCCCGCCGACGCCGCCCTGATGCGCCAGCTCGGTGCCGAGGGCGTCTTCGTCGGCTCCGGCATCTTCAAGTCCGGCGACCCGGCCCGCCGCGCCGCCGCCATCGTGAAGGCCACGACGTTCTTCGACGACCCGAAGATCATCGCCGACGCCTCCCGCAACCTCGGCGAGGCCATGGTCGGCATCAACTGCGACACCCTGCCGGAGACCGAGCGCTACGCGAACCGGGGCTGGTGATGACCACTCCCGTAGGTGACACCTCCAGGGCGGACACCCCTGTGGTGGGCGTCCTCGCCCTCCAGGGGGACGTACGGGAGCACCTGATCGCCCTGGCCTCGGCGGACGCCGTGGCCAGGCCGGTCCGGCGTCCCGAGGAGCTCGCCGAGGTCGACGGCCTGGTCATCCCCGGCGGCGAGTCCACCACCATCTCCAAGCTGGCCACTCTTTTCGGCCTGATGGAGCCCCTACGCGCGCGCGTGCGGGAAGGCATGCCGGTCTACGGCAGCTGCGCCGGCATGATCATGCTCGCCGACAAGATCCTCGACCCGCGCTCGGGCCAGGAGACGGTGGGCGGCATCGACATGATCGTGCGGCGCAACGCCTTCGGGCGGCAGAACGAGTCGTTCGAGGCGGCCGTCGACGTCCGGGGCGTCGAAGGGGCCCCCGTGGAGGGCGTCTTCATCCGTGCGCCCTGGGTGGAGTCCGTCGGCGCCGAGGTCGAGGTGCTCGCCGAACACGAGGGTCACATCGTCGCCGTACGCCAGGGCAACGCCCTCGCGACGTCGTTCCACCCCGAGCTGACGGGCGACCACCGGATCCACGCGCTGTTCGTGGAGATGGCGCGGG
The window above is part of the Streptomyces venezuelae genome. Proteins encoded here:
- the pdxT gene encoding pyridoxal 5'-phosphate synthase glutaminase subunit PdxT — protein: MTTPVGDTSRADTPVVGVLALQGDVREHLIALASADAVARPVRRPEELAEVDGLVIPGGESTTISKLATLFGLMEPLRARVREGMPVYGSCAGMIMLADKILDPRSGQETVGGIDMIVRRNAFGRQNESFEAAVDVRGVEGAPVEGVFIRAPWVESVGAEVEVLAEHEGHIVAVRQGNALATSFHPELTGDHRIHALFVEMARGNPRAGS